The following proteins come from a genomic window of Candidatus Methylocalor cossyra:
- the sfnG gene encoding dimethylsulfone monooxygenase SfnG: MKFGYWMPLGSGGYVISRIPQRTDWSLEYNIALAQAAESCGFEYGLAPARFIASHGWEWQQEAITCTAIIAAHTQRLKLISAVHTGLWHPAMVAKMGATIDVYSKGRFAINILSGWFKEEFHAFGECWLEHDERYRRSEEFIQVLKGLWTQDRVMFKGDFYRINGGWLKPRPVSQPHPEIFQGGNSKAARRMAARHSDWYFLNGTSLEGAKEQISEVRALAEQEGRIVKFGLNGFIIQRESEQQALEQLAAIIAQADSESVRSFAEQVKQAGASTSEGIGMWVDSDYANLIQPNDGFKSRFFGPPDVIADRILAYEEIGVDLILCAFLNFTDELPAFGQEVIPRVQGGALSRGRQTRTDLR; this comes from the coding sequence ATGAAATTTGGTTATTGGATGCCACTTGGCAGTGGCGGTTATGTCATTAGTCGAATACCGCAGCGCACCGACTGGAGTCTGGAGTACAACATCGCCTTAGCTCAAGCCGCTGAAAGCTGCGGATTTGAATATGGGCTCGCTCCTGCGCGGTTCATTGCCAGCCATGGGTGGGAGTGGCAACAAGAGGCCATTACGTGTACGGCAATTATTGCTGCTCATACACAGCGTTTGAAGCTTATTAGCGCCGTGCACACCGGATTATGGCATCCTGCCATGGTAGCCAAGATGGGTGCGACCATTGATGTGTACTCAAAAGGCCGTTTCGCTATCAATATTCTGAGCGGTTGGTTCAAAGAAGAATTTCATGCATTCGGGGAATGCTGGTTGGAGCATGATGAGCGGTATCGTAGATCTGAAGAGTTCATCCAGGTCTTAAAGGGGCTATGGACGCAGGATAGGGTAATGTTCAAAGGGGATTTCTACCGTATAAACGGGGGATGGTTGAAACCTAGACCTGTGTCTCAGCCTCATCCAGAAATATTTCAAGGTGGAAATTCCAAAGCGGCCAGACGAATGGCCGCTCGACATTCCGATTGGTATTTCCTTAATGGGACATCGCTCGAAGGAGCAAAGGAGCAAATTTCTGAAGTAAGGGCGCTAGCGGAACAGGAAGGTCGAATCGTGAAGTTTGGTTTGAATGGCTTTATCATCCAACGGGAATCAGAACAGCAGGCTCTGGAGCAACTCGCCGCCATCATTGCGCAGGCCGACTCCGAAAGTGTGCGTTCATTCGCAGAACAGGTTAAGCAAGCAGGGGCGTCGACTTCTGAAGGTATAGGTATGTGGGTAGATTCAGATTATGCAAACTTGATTCAACCCAACGACGGATTTAAATCTCGGTTTTTTGGCCCACCGGACGTAATCGCTGACCGTATTCTCGCGTACGAGGAGATCGGCGTGGATTTGATATTGTGTGCTTTTTTGAATTTTACGGATGAACTACCAGCTTTTGGTCAAGAGGTAATTCCTCGTGTACAAGGGGGAGCATTGTCACGAGGCAGGCAAACAAGAACAGATTTAAGATAG
- a CDS encoding LLM class flavin-dependent oxidoreductase encodes MVKRIHFNAFDMNCVGHQSPGLWAHPRDRSWQYKDVEYWTELAATLERGLFDGIFIADVIGYYDVYKGSAYHAIQQGAQIPVNDPLQLAVPIAMATQHLGIGITASTSFEHPYTFARRLSTADHLTKGRIGWNIVTSYLESGARNVGQDGLRRHDNRYQIADEYLEVLYKLFEGSWEEGAVVRDRKKRIFAHPEKVHEIGHKGTFFEVPGYHLCEPSPQRTPVLYQAGASEAGRSFAARHAECVFVAAPTKGILKNYIADLRWRATAAGRDAQKLLTFNLATLIVDETDAKAQAKFEEYQRYTSYDGALVFMSGWTGIDFGQYAPTEPVKKVETNAVISIVDHLTGGDRSWSVQQLASWGGIGGLGPVFVGSAATVADILEDWVKETDVDGFNLAYAVTPETFEDVVTYLVPELQRRGIYPTCYPPGKTLREKLFGDGPYVPSSHPAARYRDIEKVKREQRHEPAAFADAREAKPVW; translated from the coding sequence ATGGTCAAACGGATTCACTTCAATGCCTTTGATATGAATTGTGTCGGCCACCAATCACCCGGACTGTGGGCGCATCCACGCGACCGTTCCTGGCAATATAAGGATGTTGAATACTGGACCGAGCTCGCCGCAACTCTTGAGCGTGGCCTTTTTGACGGTATCTTTATTGCTGATGTTATCGGTTATTACGATGTATATAAAGGCAGCGCTTATCACGCAATTCAACAAGGGGCGCAAATACCGGTCAATGATCCTTTACAATTGGCGGTTCCCATTGCCATGGCAACGCAACATCTCGGCATAGGCATAACCGCCTCCACGTCGTTCGAGCATCCCTATACTTTTGCACGCCGACTTTCCACCGCTGACCACCTCACCAAAGGCCGCATTGGTTGGAATATTGTTACATCCTACCTGGAAAGCGGTGCCAGAAATGTTGGCCAGGATGGCCTTCGCCGACATGACAATCGCTATCAAATAGCGGATGAATATCTCGAGGTTCTCTACAAATTGTTCGAAGGCAGTTGGGAAGAAGGTGCTGTGGTGCGGGATCGTAAAAAGCGGATTTTTGCTCATCCGGAGAAGGTTCATGAGATAGGGCATAAAGGTACATTCTTCGAGGTGCCCGGTTATCATCTATGCGAACCTTCTCCACAGCGAACCCCAGTTCTGTACCAGGCGGGCGCCTCGGAAGCTGGGCGGTCCTTCGCAGCCCGACATGCCGAGTGCGTATTCGTAGCTGCGCCCACCAAGGGGATTCTCAAAAATTACATTGCCGATCTTCGGTGGCGGGCTACGGCAGCCGGACGGGATGCCCAGAAGCTTTTAACCTTCAATCTTGCCACACTGATCGTCGATGAGACGGACGCAAAGGCTCAAGCGAAATTTGAAGAATACCAGAGATACACTTCGTATGACGGAGCTTTGGTGTTCATGTCGGGTTGGACGGGGATCGATTTCGGTCAATACGCGCCGACTGAGCCTGTCAAGAAGGTCGAAACCAATGCTGTCATCTCCATTGTCGATCATCTGACCGGCGGGGATCGGTCTTGGAGCGTGCAACAGTTAGCTAGCTGGGGCGGTATTGGCGGGCTGGGGCCTGTGTTCGTCGGTTCCGCTGCAACCGTCGCGGACATTCTCGAAGATTGGGTAAAGGAGACCGATGTTGATGGCTTCAACCTGGCTTATGCCGTAACTCCGGAGACTTTTGAGGATGTCGTCACGTATCTGGTGCCTGAATTGCAGCGCCGAGGGATTTATCCAACCTGCTATCCGCCTGGCAAGACTCTACGGGAAAAGCTATTCGGCGACGGCCCGTACGTACCTTCAAGCCATCCTGCCGCTCGTTACCGCGATATTGAAAAGGTGAAACGCGAACAACGCCATGAGCCTGCTGCCTTCGCGGACGCTCGTGAAGCGAAACCTGTGTGGTGA
- a CDS encoding energy transducer TonB translates to MELPSMLSAAPLVHKSLAAARESGVLGGVSVDRRFKREFRGWEYALLGAMAIALHWAVLQYWSALREHAPIVPPKAPPQVEIELIRPPVVPEIKPEPPKPLPPAIKPEPPKPAPPRPAQPPKPKVVKPQSAPPPKLPPPKPVARAPTPEAPVLRPAPLETPTPAPAAPAEAKVTEPSAGAAYLHNPPPEYPEVALENGWEGKVWLRVHVRPDGKPDQVEVKTSSGRDLLDAAAVQTVRRWTFVPAMRGQTPIAGWVTVPITFKLND, encoded by the coding sequence ATGGAATTACCGTCCATGCTGTCGGCCGCCCCGTTGGTCCATAAATCCCTTGCCGCCGCCCGCGAATCCGGCGTACTAGGTGGCGTTTCGGTAGATCGTCGCTTCAAACGGGAGTTTCGTGGGTGGGAGTATGCACTGCTGGGTGCGATGGCGATCGCGTTGCATTGGGCGGTCCTCCAGTACTGGTCCGCCCTCAGGGAGCATGCGCCCATCGTTCCGCCAAAAGCGCCGCCCCAGGTGGAGATCGAGCTGATCCGCCCGCCGGTGGTACCGGAGATCAAACCCGAGCCACCCAAACCGTTGCCGCCGGCGATCAAACCTGAGCCGCCCAAACCGGCACCCCCCAGGCCTGCTCAACCGCCCAAGCCCAAGGTGGTAAAACCTCAGTCAGCACCTCCACCGAAACTCCCGCCGCCCAAGCCCGTGGCGCGCGCGCCCACGCCCGAGGCGCCGGTGTTGCGGCCTGCTCCGCTTGAGACGCCGACCCCGGCGCCCGCGGCGCCGGCCGAGGCCAAGGTGACGGAACCTTCTGCCGGGGCGGCTTATCTGCACAATCCACCGCCCGAATACCCGGAGGTGGCCCTAGAGAACGGTTGGGAAGGTAAGGTATGGCTGAGGGTCCACGTCCGCCCCGACGGCAAGCCCGACCAGGTGGAGGTTAAGACCTCGAGCGGGCGGGACCTCCTCGACGCTGCTGCGGTCCAGACCGTTCGCCGTTGGACCTTCGTCCCGGCCATGCGCGGCCAGACACCGATCGCGGGCTGGGTCACCGTGCCGATTACGTTCAAACTTAACGACTGA
- a CDS encoding MotA/TolQ/ExbB proton channel family protein, translating to MPTLSSPSIVSATLWSLIAFSAFTWTLILVKGLQHLRVAYHNRRYQKAFWHAPDFHTAAGLTGYTGPVARVAQAGFKTLREAEGATTVHDLEHSGDRQELLERCLRQQMQRERSALESGLAVLATIGSISPFVGLFGTVWGIMHALQDISKAGSASLDVVAGPIGEALIATAIGIAVAVPAVVGYNFFARRTRVVWADLDDFVTDFVHLALKNVLHLKRSPGSPAAALSVEAAKGRPATGLSGYPQESHAKGAHA from the coding sequence ATGCCCACCCTCTCTTCGCCCTCCATCGTCAGCGCGACGCTTTGGAGCTTGATCGCGTTCTCCGCCTTCACCTGGACCTTGATTCTGGTCAAGGGACTGCAGCACTTGCGGGTCGCCTACCACAACCGGCGGTACCAGAAGGCCTTTTGGCACGCCCCCGATTTTCACACTGCGGCCGGCTTGACGGGGTACACGGGGCCCGTGGCACGGGTAGCACAAGCGGGCTTCAAAACTTTGCGGGAGGCGGAGGGTGCCACCACGGTGCATGATCTCGAGCACTCCGGCGACCGCCAAGAACTGCTCGAACGTTGCCTGCGGCAACAAATGCAACGAGAACGAAGTGCTTTGGAAAGCGGTCTGGCGGTGCTTGCCACCATCGGCAGCATCTCCCCGTTCGTAGGTTTGTTCGGGACCGTATGGGGCATCATGCACGCGCTTCAGGATATCAGCAAGGCCGGCTCGGCCAGTCTCGATGTAGTGGCGGGGCCCATTGGCGAGGCGCTGATTGCGACCGCCATCGGCATCGCCGTGGCCGTCCCGGCGGTAGTCGGTTACAACTTCTTTGCCCGACGCACCCGGGTGGTATGGGCCGATCTCGACGATTTCGTCACTGACTTCGTGCATTTGGCTTTGAAGAATGTGTTGCACCTCAAAAGATCCCCCGGTTCGCCCGCTGCGGCGCTATCGGTGGAAGCCGCCAAGGGACGCCCGGCGACGGGCCTGTCCGGCTATCCCCAAGAATCCCACGCGAAGGGGGCGCATGCCTGA
- a CDS encoding ExbD/TolR family protein: MAFQTQGDHDDVMSEINVTPLVDVMLVLLVVFIVTAPLLTNAVKVNLPETAATSPPEDKKAVDISVDRQGKIYIDRREVAPEALEAEFQALKAADPDPTVHLHADEGVLYGVVAKVMAAAEHTGITKLAMLTVAQ, encoded by the coding sequence ATGGCTTTTCAGACACAAGGCGACCATGACGATGTGATGAGTGAGATCAACGTCACCCCGTTGGTCGACGTAATGCTGGTGTTGCTGGTAGTGTTCATCGTGACAGCACCGTTGTTAACCAATGCGGTCAAGGTCAACCTGCCGGAAACAGCGGCGACTTCTCCGCCCGAGGACAAGAAGGCAGTTGACATTAGCGTGGATCGCCAGGGCAAGATCTATATCGACCGGCGCGAGGTTGCGCCCGAGGCGCTGGAGGCGGAATTCCAGGCTTTGAAGGCTGCCGATCCCGACCCCACGGTACATTTGCACGCCGACGAGGGCGTGCTCTACGGGGTGGTCGCCAAGGTAATGGCGGCCGCCGAACACACCGGCATCACCAAGCTGGCCATGCTGACCGTGGCGCAGTGA
- a CDS encoding 3,4-dihydroxy-2-butanone-4-phosphate synthase has product MDCFVPLSELPTPGHRAGRNAAAKPSTGITHPAVAVIGNGAFVMVAADSTPENTGVLVMGAEKVTPDALAFLMQHTAGVVAVALPEDRLEALCLATGMNGIASVNGV; this is encoded by the coding sequence ATGGACTGTTTTGTGCCATTGTCTGAGCTACCCACCCCGGGTCATAGGGCGGGGCGCAATGCAGCTGCAAAGCCGAGCACTGGCATCACCCACCCGGCCGTCGCCGTCATTGGAAACGGCGCGTTCGTGATGGTGGCGGCCGATTCCACCCCCGAGAATACGGGCGTGTTGGTGATGGGTGCCGAGAAGGTGACCCCCGATGCGCTGGCCTTTTTGATGCAGCATACCGCGGGAGTCGTCGCCGTCGCCCTGCCCGAGGACCGGTTGGAAGCGTTGTGTCTGGCCACTGGGATGAACGGGATAGCGTCCGTCAATGGGGTGTAA
- a CDS encoding IS256 family transposase: protein MGEDKVIRLKSPGTPGAVEDALTEVLREGARRLLVSAIEAEVESFLEQFREEKTTEGLNRMVRNGRLPSRTIQTGIGDIEVSVPRVRDRAKMIRFTSALLPPYLRRTKTVEGLLPWLYLKGISTGEFQEALTVLLGKDAPGLSASTISRLKEAWKDEHQRWSRCDLSNRHYVYLWVDGIHFGVRLEEAAQCILVVVGATPEGKKELVALSDGYRESEDSWRELLLGLRSRGLKIEPHLAIGDGALGFWKALPQVFGTTRRQRCWVHKTANILNKLPKSQQPKAKAALHEIWMAATRQEAEKAFDHFLSVYRPKYPKAVACLEKDRDALLTFYDFPAEHWIHLRTTNPIESTLATVRLRTAKTRGCVSRETILAMVFMLVKSAERHWRKLNGIPRLAEVIQGISFKDGVREDVEKAAA, encoded by the coding sequence ATGGGTGAAGATAAAGTCATTCGGTTGAAGAGTCCAGGGACACCGGGAGCCGTGGAGGATGCCTTGACCGAGGTGTTGCGGGAAGGAGCCCGGCGGTTGCTGGTGTCGGCCATCGAAGCGGAAGTAGAGTCGTTCCTCGAACAGTTTCGGGAGGAGAAGACGACCGAGGGGTTGAACCGCATGGTCCGCAATGGTCGCCTGCCGAGCCGAACGATCCAGACCGGCATCGGCGACATCGAGGTGTCGGTGCCTCGGGTTCGAGACCGGGCGAAGATGATCCGGTTCACCTCGGCCCTCCTGCCGCCGTACCTCAGGCGGACGAAGACGGTGGAGGGGTTGCTGCCCTGGCTGTATCTGAAGGGCATTTCGACGGGAGAGTTTCAGGAAGCCTTGACGGTGCTGTTGGGCAAGGACGCGCCGGGCTTGTCGGCCAGTACGATCAGCCGCTTGAAAGAGGCGTGGAAGGACGAGCATCAGCGCTGGTCGCGGTGTGATCTGTCAAACCGGCACTATGTGTACCTGTGGGTGGATGGTATCCATTTCGGGGTGCGGCTGGAGGAGGCGGCGCAATGCATTCTGGTGGTGGTCGGGGCGACGCCGGAAGGCAAGAAGGAACTGGTTGCCTTGTCCGATGGCTATCGGGAAAGCGAGGACTCCTGGCGGGAATTGCTGCTAGGGCTGAGGTCCCGGGGGCTGAAGATCGAGCCCCATCTGGCGATCGGCGATGGCGCCTTGGGCTTTTGGAAAGCCCTGCCGCAGGTGTTCGGCACGACCCGGCGTCAGCGCTGCTGGGTGCACAAGACGGCCAACATCCTGAACAAGCTGCCCAAGAGCCAGCAGCCCAAGGCGAAAGCCGCATTACATGAAATCTGGATGGCGGCGACCCGGCAGGAGGCGGAGAAAGCGTTCGATCATTTTCTAAGCGTGTACCGGCCCAAGTATCCCAAAGCCGTGGCATGCCTGGAGAAGGACCGTGATGCGCTGCTGACTTTCTACGATTTCCCGGCCGAGCATTGGATTCACCTGAGGACCACCAACCCCATCGAATCCACCTTGGCCACGGTGCGGCTCAGAACCGCCAAGACGCGGGGCTGCGTGTCCCGCGAGACTATCCTGGCGATGGTATTTATGCTGGTCAAGAGCGCTGAGCGGCACTGGCGGAAATTAAACGGAATCCCTCGCCTGGCCGAAGTCATCCAGGGAATATCGTTCAAGGATGGGGTACGGGAGGACGTCGAGAAAGCCGCCGCCTGA
- a CDS encoding IS256 family transposase: protein MGEDKVIRLKSPGTPGAVEDPLTEVLREGARRLLVSAIEAEVESFLEQFREEKTTEGLNRMVRNGRLPSRTIQTGIGDIEVSVPRVRDPGRKVRFSSSILPPYLRRTKTVEGLLPWLYLKGISTGEFQEALTVLLGKDAPGLSASTISRLKEAWKDEHQRWSRCDLSNRHYVYLWVDGIHFGVRLEEAAQCILVVVGATPEGKKELVALSDGYRESEDSWRELLLGLRSRGLKIEPHLAIGDGALGFWKALPQVFGTTRRQRCWVHKTANILNKLPKRQQPKAKAALHEIWMAATRQEAEKAFDHFLSVYRPKYPKAVACLEKDRDALLTFYDFPAEHWIHLRTTNPIESTLATVRLRTAKTRGCVSRESILAMVFMLVKSAERHWRKLNGIPRLAQVIEGVVFKDGVREDAEKIAA from the coding sequence ATGGGTGAAGATAAAGTCATTCGGTTGAAGAGTCCAGGGACACCGGGAGCCGTGGAGGATCCCTTGACCGAGGTGTTGCGGGAAGGAGCCCGGCGGTTGCTGGTGTCGGCCATCGAAGCGGAAGTAGAGTCGTTCCTCGAACAGTTTCGGGAGGAGAAGACGACCGAGGGGTTGAACCGCATGGTCCGCAATGGTCGCCTGCCGAGCCGAACGATCCAGACCGGCATCGGCGACATCGAGGTGTCGGTGCCCCGAGTCCGCGATCCGGGCAGGAAGGTCCGCTTCAGCTCGTCGATTCTGCCGCCGTACCTCAGGCGGACGAAGACGGTGGAGGGGTTGCTGCCCTGGCTGTATCTGAAGGGCATTTCGACGGGAGAGTTTCAGGAAGCCTTGACGGTGCTGTTGGGCAAGGACGCGCCGGGCTTGTCGGCCAGTACGATCAGCCGCTTGAAAGAGGCGTGGAAGGACGAGCATCAGCGCTGGTCGCGGTGTGATCTGTCAAACCGGCACTATGTGTACCTGTGGGTGGATGGTATCCATTTCGGGGTGCGGCTGGAAGAGGCGGCGCAATGCATTCTGGTGGTGGTCGGGGCGACGCCGGAAGGCAAGAAGGAACTGGTTGCCTTGTCCGATGGCTATCGGGAAAGCGAGGACTCCTGGCGGGAATTGCTGCTAGGGCTGAGGTCCCGGGGGCTGAAGATCGAGCCCCATCTGGCGATCGGCGATGGCGCCTTGGGCTTTTGGAAAGCCCTGCCGCAGGTGTTCGGCACGACCCGGCGTCAGCGCTGCTGGGTGCACAAGACGGCCAACATCCTGAACAAGCTGCCCAAGCGCCAGCAGCCCAAGGCGAAAGCCGCATTACATGAAATCTGGATGGCGGCGACCCGGCAGGAGGCGGAGAAAGCGTTCGATCATTTTCTAAGCGTGTACCGGCCCAAGTATCCCAAAGCCGTGGCATGCCTGGAGAAGGACCGTGATGCGCTGCTGACTTTCTACGATTTCCCGGCCGAGCATTGGATTCACCTGAGGACCACCAACCCCATCGAATCCACCTTGGCCACGGTGCGGCTCAGAACCGCCAAGACGCGGGGCTGTGTATCCCGGGAAAGTATTCTGGCCATGGTGTTCATGCTGGTGAAAAGCGCTGAGCGGCACTGGCGGAAACTGAATGGGATTCCCCGGCTGGCGCAGGTCATCGAGGGAGTCGTGTTCAAGGATGGAGTACGGGAAGACGCCGAGAAAATCGCTGCCTGA
- a CDS encoding TetR/AcrR family transcriptional regulator has translation MDSREQRRRRIPKENVRDLILEAARELFFAKGYEAVTMRAVAEKIGYSPTAIYLHFKDKEALCHALCDREWLAFGQVFAGLLGLDDPVERLRRAGRAYIEFGMNYPNHYRWLFMTPRPDSSPETSAIAKGDPRQDAYAFLRETVAECIARHRFRPEYQDVDYTAQLLWAGVHGIVALHLARLDIGMSGWIDWVAPARLAEGMVDLLLTALLTAPNTGSGH, from the coding sequence ATGGATTCCCGAGAACAACGCCGCCGCCGGATCCCCAAGGAGAATGTGCGCGACCTTATCTTGGAGGCCGCACGCGAACTGTTTTTCGCAAAGGGTTATGAAGCCGTCACCATGCGGGCGGTCGCCGAGAAGATCGGTTACTCGCCCACGGCCATTTATCTCCATTTCAAGGATAAGGAAGCGCTCTGCCACGCGCTTTGTGACCGCGAGTGGCTCGCGTTCGGGCAAGTCTTTGCAGGGTTGCTGGGGCTTGACGATCCGGTGGAGCGCTTGCGGCGCGCGGGCCGGGCCTATATCGAGTTCGGCATGAACTATCCCAATCATTACCGCTGGTTGTTCATGACCCCGCGCCCCGATTCATCCCCGGAAACCAGCGCAATCGCCAAGGGCGATCCCCGTCAGGACGCCTATGCCTTCCTCCGGGAAACCGTGGCCGAGTGCATCGCGAGGCACCGATTCCGCCCAGAGTACCAGGATGTCGACTATACCGCCCAACTGCTCTGGGCGGGCGTCCACGGCATCGTGGCGCTGCATCTGGCCCGGCTCGACATCGGCATGAGCGGCTGGATCGACTGGGTGGCGCCGGCGCGGCTGGCGGAAGGTATGGTGGACCTCCTGCTGACCGCCTTGCTGACGGCGCCGAACACCGGGAGCGGCCACTGA
- a CDS encoding ABC transporter permease, translating to MVDLALKILLHDRLRFAITVAGVAFAVALVLIQVGLFMGLLDNASVMIEKSRAELWVTPRNTPNIDFAQPISETLVRRVRSTPGVARADNLIVLFTTIALPSGAREGLLVYALEDFGFWNLPWKVTEGNIDDLKRGRFMVLDHAADRRFGETRVGDYREVFGTRVKVIGRTRDALSFTTTPIAFMDHDRAQMLSPVDMTGRTHYILVKLAPGADVERVRRELQRRLPYQDVLTKAEFAQQSRRYWVESTGLGLNMGTTVFLGGLIGIVVVAQTLYTSAMEHLKEFATVKAIGGSNRDIYGILGKQALIAAVLGYGLGVLITHAVRPALAGIDLKLMVSPPLLVGVLIGAVVLCLAAALLSFHKVARIDPALVFRS from the coding sequence ATGGTTGATCTGGCGCTCAAGATCCTGCTCCACGACCGGCTGCGGTTCGCCATCACCGTGGCCGGGGTCGCCTTCGCCGTGGCTTTGGTGCTGATTCAGGTCGGGCTGTTCATGGGGCTCCTGGACAACGCTTCGGTCATGATCGAAAAGTCACGGGCGGAGCTTTGGGTCACGCCCCGCAACACGCCCAACATCGATTTCGCCCAGCCCATCTCGGAAACCCTGGTGCGGCGTGTCCGCTCGACGCCCGGGGTGGCGCGGGCCGACAACCTCATCGTGCTGTTCACCACCATTGCCCTCCCGAGCGGCGCCCGGGAAGGTCTCCTGGTTTACGCCTTGGAGGATTTCGGGTTCTGGAATCTTCCCTGGAAGGTCACCGAGGGCAACATCGACGACTTGAAGCGGGGCCGTTTCATGGTACTGGACCACGCGGCGGACCGGCGCTTCGGCGAGACGCGGGTGGGCGACTACCGGGAAGTGTTCGGCACCCGGGTGAAGGTCATCGGCCGGACCCGCGACGCGCTCTCTTTTACCACCACGCCCATTGCCTTCATGGACCACGACCGCGCGCAAATGCTGTCGCCGGTCGATATGACCGGACGTACCCATTACATTCTGGTGAAGCTGGCGCCCGGCGCCGATGTCGAGAGGGTGCGCCGCGAGCTGCAGAGACGCCTGCCTTATCAAGACGTGCTGACCAAGGCCGAGTTCGCCCAGCAATCGCGCCGTTACTGGGTGGAAAGCACGGGCCTCGGGCTCAACATGGGAACCACCGTATTCCTCGGCGGCCTGATCGGCATCGTGGTCGTGGCGCAGACGCTCTATACCTCGGCCATGGAGCATCTCAAGGAATTCGCCACTGTCAAGGCGATCGGCGGCTCGAACCGGGATATCTACGGGATTCTCGGCAAGCAGGCGCTGATCGCCGCGGTGCTGGGTTACGGCCTCGGGGTCCTGATCACCCATGCCGTGCGTCCGGCCTTGGCCGGGATCGACCTCAAGCTCATGGTCTCGCCGCCCTTGCTCGTGGGCGTCTTGATCGGCGCGGTAGTGCTGTGTCTCGCAGCAGCCTTGTTGAGTTTCCACAAGGTCGCCCGGATCGACCCGGCCTTGGTGTTCCGGAGCTGA
- a CDS encoding ABC transporter ATP-binding protein: MPILEAREITKTFREGREPVAVLRGVTLALEPGEIVALEGPSGSGKTTLLSILGCILTATSGGLTVAGEAVDPDRPERLPALRKRAIGFVFQQFNLFPSLTALENVEYALNIKGWRGPSARREAERVLRRVGLGERLGFLPRDLSGGQKQRVALARAVAGTPPILLADEPTANLDSHAGGQVLELFRQLAKAEDSALLIVTHDPEVRTICDRVLTIRDGLLGPEQNSPGVGHFPQGQGSLLPPEKKPWLPRSA; the protein is encoded by the coding sequence ATGCCGATCCTCGAAGCGCGGGAAATCACCAAAACGTTTCGGGAAGGTCGCGAGCCGGTGGCGGTGCTGCGCGGCGTCACGCTGGCCCTGGAGCCCGGGGAAATCGTGGCCCTGGAGGGCCCGTCGGGCTCCGGAAAGACCACCCTGTTGTCGATCCTCGGCTGCATCCTGACGGCCACCAGCGGTGGCTTGACGGTGGCGGGCGAGGCGGTGGATCCGGATCGGCCGGAACGCTTGCCGGCGCTCCGCAAGCGCGCCATCGGCTTCGTGTTCCAGCAATTCAATTTGTTTCCGTCGCTCACGGCCTTGGAGAATGTGGAGTATGCCCTGAACATCAAGGGCTGGCGCGGTCCCTCCGCCCGCCGCGAGGCCGAGCGAGTGCTGCGCCGGGTTGGTCTCGGCGAGCGTTTGGGTTTCCTGCCCCGCGATCTGTCCGGCGGCCAGAAGCAGCGGGTGGCCTTGGCCCGCGCGGTGGCGGGAACGCCGCCGATCCTGCTGGCAGACGAACCCACCGCCAACCTCGATTCGCACGCCGGCGGCCAGGTGCTCGAATTGTTCCGCCAACTGGCCAAGGCGGAAGATTCCGCGCTTCTGATCGTCACCCATGACCCAGAGGTCCGTACCATCTGCGATCGGGTCTTGACCATCCGCGACGGTTTACTGGGCCCCGAACAAAATTCGCCCGGGGTTGGCCACTTTCCCCAGGGCCAAGGGTCCCTGCTCCCACCGGAAAAGAAACCATGGCTTCCGCGCAGCGCGTGA